From Pseudomonas sp. G2-4:
CCAGGGCGGGAATGCCGAGGGTGTCGGAGGGGTTGGTGGCCGGGGTCCAGATCAGTTCGATGCCATCACCCAAGTCGGCGATGAATTGATCGGCGCGAGGGGTGAATTGGACAACGTCGACCATTTCCCAGTCGCGGTTCTGGCCTGTGTAGAAGCCGTAGCCCTTGAGGCTGCCGTCGGCCTGCTGCTCGATGCTCAGGCGCATGCGGCTGCGGGCTTGCTTGAGGTTGCGTAACTGGTCTTCGCTGTAAAGCGCGCTGTCCCCGAGGCTGGACGGCCAGAGCAAGGCGACGATGCCTGTTAGCAGGGCTACCCCAACGGTGCCGCCGGCAGCGGCTGCCGTAGAAGTTGCCGAGCCGCCCAGCGCGAGCCTGCCCAACGTAACGGGTACCGCGCCAGCGCCGATCCGCTTGAGAGGAATCGTGCCGGACGGGTCGGCGCTCCTGCCCCCGAGCCACATGAGATCGCCGTATTGCTTGACCAGGTCTGCCGGGACGTAGCCGTTGGGGTTGTTGTAATCGATGATGCCGTTGGGCAGCTTGCAGCTCTTGGCAAACACGCTTCCCGCGACGCTGAGTACGGGCTTTTTATCTAGCGTGGCCCAGCGCTCTCGTTCATAGGCTGCCTGCCGGGCAAGCATGGCTTCATAAGCTTGCTGTCGGGCCTCGCGCTCGGCCAGTTCGCTGGCGGTCATGTCCCGATAAGTGACGTAATGCCCGTCACCACCGGGCGGGTTTCGGACCTGGGGGATGTCTTTTTTGCGTGTCGCCACGTAGTGAGTCTCGTCCAGTGAGTGCGGGACAGACGCTAACGCGGGAAGAGAGGGGCGCGATGTAGGAGGTTTCTTGAAGTGGTTGCTCCGGTTTCATCAATGCAGGTAGGGCCGACTTCCATTGCGAAAAGCCCATCAGCTAAGACAAACTCCCCCGTCTTCCCAGACTCGATAAGGATGCGAGCATTGAAGTTTGAAACCGGACAGTTTTCCAGCAGCCATGGAATTATCTTCAACGTATCGCGCTTCACCCTGTCAGCCGATGAACGGGGTAGCCTCAGAGCGTTGCATTTTGGAGAAGCTAAAGCCGCCCACTATGAAGTGAGCAACCGGGTGGTGGAGCTCTACGACAAAATGCTTGCCAAGGATTTACCCTGCCAAATGATGGTCGGGATCTCCAAACCCTTGACCCGGCAGCAGGGGGATTTACTCAACGCCCAACGAATGAGTATCGCCAACCTCACCAGCGGTGTTTTCGCCGCAGCGGCAGGCAAGTTCATGCCCGCCGCGGTCATCCCTGTGGGATGGGCCGTCCGTGAGTTCACGCTAGGCAAATTGCCGACCTATCATGCCGGTGATGTCATCGTCAGTCTGGACGCGCAGGTCAGCGGTGGCATAGGTCCGCAACACTCCGGATCTTCCATGATCATCAAGACTCAGGGCGGCTAGGACTATGAACGAATATGGCCTATACGCCCTGGCGTACGCAGTGTTCCTGCTGTTGTTTTTCTATATGAAACCCTATGGCCTCAGGAAATGGCTCGGCATTGCCCTGGTCGCTCTGGGGTTTGCGAGTATTTTTGCGCTGCCGTCTTTCATCTCCGGTTTTGACCTGGGTATCGTCTCGACCAGTGCAATTGGCATCGGGGCGGCGCTGTTTTTTA
This genomic window contains:
- a CDS encoding S-type pyocin domain-containing protein, with product MATRKKDIPQVRNPPGGDGHYVTYRDMTASELAEREARQQAYEAMLARQAAYERERWATLDKKPVLSVAGSVFAKSCKLPNGIIDYNNPNGYVPADLVKQYGDLMWLGGRSADPSGTIPLKRIGAGAVPVTLGRLALGGSATSTAAAAGGTVGVALLTGIVALLWPSSLGDSALYSEDQLRNLKQARSRMRLSIEQQADGSLKGYGFYTGQNRDWEMVDVVQFTPRADQFIADLGDGIELIWTPATNPSDTLGIPALEAAPQAPHIWIYPPTPVADSIIVDPIYPPEYRDFILVFPADSGVRPVYIVVSTAHHDYHQKPDFLPAFPSAKWAPPKTRMKGGGLRPRWKDNDKIIYEWDFQHGAVEKYNKRGKHLGEFDHVTGAQTKPADPTRWIEP